A single window of Cygnus olor isolate bCygOlo1 chromosome 10, bCygOlo1.pri.v2, whole genome shotgun sequence DNA harbors:
- the DAG1 gene encoding LOW QUALITY PROTEIN: dystroglycan (The sequence of the model RefSeq protein was modified relative to this genomic sequence to represent the inferred CDS: deleted 1 base in 1 codon) has product MTVRCVLQPPVLGRTLLPVLLLAASAHCHWPSEPAEVVRDWENQLEASMHSVLSDLRETVPAVVGIPDSSAVVGRFFRVSIPTDLIASNGEVVQISEAGKESLPSWLHWNAESSSLEGLPLDTDKGVHYISVTTLQPFPNGSYVPQTTNVFSVEVHQEDHNEPQSVRVAAQDTGEAAPFVCGTEEPVTVLTVILDADLTKMTPKQRIELLNRMRSFSEVELHNMKLVPVVNNKLFDMSAFMAGPGNAKKVVENGALLSWKLGCSLSQNSVPNISKVEAPAKEGTMSARLGYPVVGWHIANKKPHLPKRMRRQINATPTPLTAVGPPTTAAQEPPTRIVPTPTSPAIAPPTETTAPPVREPIPLPRKPTVTIRTRGPIIQTPTLGPIQPTRVIEGTGTASVPIRPTMPGYVEPTAVITPPTTTTKKPRVSTLKPATPSTTDSSTVTTRRPTRRPKTPRPTKPPSTTRSPISKLTTASPPTRVRTTASGIPRPWEPNEPPKLTNHIDRVDAWEGTYFEVKIPSDTFYDKEDTTTDKLQLTLKLKEQQMLEENSWVQFNSTSQLMYGMPDHNHIGKHEYFMYATDKGGLFAVDAFEIHVHKRPHGDKSPVKFKARLEGDHNAVVNDINKKIMLVKKLALAFGDRNSSTITVQDIAKGSIVVEWTNNTLPVEPCPREQIRTLSKKIADDSGGPSLAFSNILQPEFKPLNVSVVGSGSCRHIQFIPVTKDGRVISEATPTVAAGKDPEKSSEDDVYLHTVIPAVVVAAILLVAGIIAMICYRKKRKGKLTIEDQATFIKKGVPIIFADELDDSKPPPSSSMPLILQEEKAPLPPPEYPNQSMPETTPLNQDTIGEYTPLRDEDPNAPPYQPPPPFTAPMEGKGSRPKNMTPYRSPPPYVPP; this is encoded by the exons ATGACTGTCAGATgtgtgctgcagccccctgtcCTGGGGAGGACTTTGCTCCCCGTTCTGCTGCTGGCGGCCTCGGCTCACTGCCACTGGCCCAGCGAGCCAGCAGAAGTGGTGCGGGACTGGGAAAACCAGCTGGAGGCCTCCATGCACTCGGTGCTCTCGGATCTCCGAGAGACTGTGCCGGCCGTGGTGGGCATACCGGACAGCTCCGCCGTGGTGGGCCGCTTCTTCAGAGTCTCCATCCCCACAGATTTAATTGCTTCCAATGGAGAGGTAGTCCAG ATCTCTGAAGCTGGGAAGGAGTCCTTGCCTTCTTGGTTACACTGGAATGCGGAGAGCAGCTCCCTGGAAGGGCTGCCCCTTGACACGGATAAGGGCGTCCACTACATCTCGGTGACCACGCTGCAGCCCTTCCCGAACGGGAGCTATGTGCCACAGACCACAAATGTGTTCTCCGTTGAGGTCCACCAAGAAGATCACAACGAGCCTCAGTCGGTGCGAGTGGCAGCCCAAGACACGGGTGAGGCAGCACCGTTTGTGTGTGGCACAGAAGAGCCGGTCACTGTCCTGACTGTCATTTTGGATGCCGACTTAACAAAAATGACACCAAAGCAGAGGATCGAACTTTTAAACAGAATGAGAAGCTTCTCGGAGGTGGAGCTTCACAACATGAAGTTGGTTCCTGTTGTAAATAACAAACTCTTTGATATGTCAGCCTTCATGGCTGGACCGGGAAATGCAAAGAAGGTGGTGGAAAATGGGGCCTTACTCTCATGGAAACTGGGATGTTCTCTGAGCCAAAACAGCGTACCCAACATCAGCAAGGTCGAGGCTCCGGCTAAGGAAGGAACTATGTCTGCCCGCCTTGGCTACCCCGTTGTTGGCTGGCACATCGCCAACAAGAAACCTCACCTCCCAAAGAGGATGCGTCGGCAGATCAACGCCACCCCGACGCCTTTGACTGCCGTTGGGCCGCCCACCACTGCTGCTCAAGAGCCCCCGACGAGGATCGTCCCCACCCCAACGTCGCCTGCCATAGCGCCCCCCACAGAGACGACAGCACCCCCCGTCAGGGAGCCCATCCCACTGCCGAGGAAGCCTACGGTCACCATCAGAACAAGGGGTCCCATCATCCAGACACCCACTCTTGGACCAATCCAGCCGACCAGGGTGATAGAAGGCACCGGTACGGCGTCCGTGCCGATTCGCCCCACGATGCCTGGGTATGTAGAGCCCACCGCGGTGATCACGCCGCCCACGACCACCACCAAGAAGCCGAGAGTCTCCACTCTGAAGCCCGCCACGCCATCCACGACGGATTCCTCCACAGTGACGACACGGAGGCCTACTCGAAGGCCCAAAACGCCCCGTCCTACGAAGCCTCCCAGCACCACCAGATCCCCGATCTCCAAGCTGACCACCGCCTCCCCACCGACCCGCGTACGCACCACAGCTAGTGGAATCCCCCGGCCCTGGGAGCCAAACGAGCCACCCAAGCTGACAAACCACATTGACAGGGTTGACGCGTGGGAGGGCACTTACTTTGAGGTTAAAATACCCTCAGATACCTTTTACGATAAGGAAGATACCACCACTGACAAACTGCAGCTGACCTTGAagctgaaggagcagcaaaTGTTAGAGGAGAATTCGTGGGTCCAGTTCAACAGCACAAGCCAACTCATGTACGGCATGCCAGACCACAACCACATAGGGAAACACGAGTATTTCATGTATGCCACAGACAAAGGCGGGCTTTTTGCCGTGGATGCTTTTGAAATCCACGTCCATAAACGCCCACATGGGGACAAGTCTCCAGTGaagttcaaggccaggttggaagGAGACCACAACGCGGTGGTGAATGACATCAATAAGAAGATCATGCTGGTGAAGAAGCTGGCTCTGGCGTTCGGCGACAGGAACAGCAGCACCATCACGGTGCAGGACATTGCCAAAGGCTCCATTGTGGTAGAATGGACAAACAACACGCTGCCTGTTGAGCCATGCCCCCGGGAGCAGATCCGGACTTTGAGCAAAAAGATTGCAGATGACTCAGGGGGGCCAAGCCTGGCTTTCTCCAACATCTTACAGCCCGAGTTCAAGCCTCTGAACGTGTCGGTGGTCGGCTCCGGCAGCTGCAGGCACATCCAGTTTATCCCCGTGACGAAGGACGGACGGGTGATCTCGGAGGCAACGCCAACAGTGGCGGCCGGCAAAGACCCTGAGAAGAGCAGCGAGGATGACGTGTACCTGCACACCGTCATCCCTGCCGTGGTGGTGGCCGCCATCCTCCTCGTGGCCGGCATCATCGCCATGATCTGCTACCgcaagaagaggaaagggaagctCACCATCGAAGACCAGGCCACCTTCATAAAGAAGGGCGTGCCTATCATCTTCGCCGATGAGCTGGACGACTCCAAGCCTCCGCCGTCATCCAGCATGCCCCTCATCCTCCAGGAGGAGAaagccccgctgccccccccagAGTACCCAAACCAGAGCATGCCGGAGACCACGCCGCTCAACCAGGACACCATCGGGGAGTACACGCCGCTGCGGGACGAGGACCCCAACGCGCCGCCCTaccagccg cccccccccttcacCGCGCCCATGGAGGGGAAAGGCTCTCGCCCGAAGAACATGACCCCCTaccgctccccgccgccctaCGTCCCCCCTTAA